In one Agathobacter rectalis ATCC 33656 genomic region, the following are encoded:
- a CDS encoding AAA family ATPase → MLCQFSFKNFKSYKETTTFDFQATSIPEFSESLLKSEKADALLPVGVIYGPNGGGKTNLLLALSCLISTVVKPIYELEKAREKIIIQQKISAAPFYFNEISRKMPTEFEVYFRQGKNEYRYNLSICGDDIVEESLYWKAIGGKRTGMVFDREGAEITLGASINKASINRSVNPKMPYLSFLAINYDIPVIVEVQKWFESCIVKNYANPIADRQIMFSDDESYRKRIVRALNDVDIDVSGYRYDEENHELYTQRMIEGKIYELSFNDESDGTKKMIAALPVILLALQEGRLVIIDELDAKLHPKLLRYVISLFKNKNVNKKGAQLLFTSHDMTTMKNTVFRRDEIWFAAENERHESEIYSLYEIRRENNERVNSTAAYDKQYLEGRYGADPYLTNMLAGGEWL, encoded by the coding sequence ATGCTGTGTCAATTTTCTTTTAAAAACTTTAAATCATATAAAGAAACAACAACATTCGATTTTCAGGCAACATCTATTCCGGAATTTTCAGAATCGTTGTTAAAAAGCGAGAAAGCAGATGCACTTCTTCCCGTAGGGGTTATATATGGTCCGAATGGTGGGGGAAAAACCAATCTGTTACTAGCTCTTTCATGTTTGATTTCTACAGTGGTTAAGCCGATATATGAATTGGAGAAGGCAAGAGAAAAGATTATTATTCAGCAGAAGATAAGTGCGGCACCATTCTATTTTAATGAAATATCTAGGAAAATGCCGACAGAATTTGAAGTGTATTTCCGACAGGGAAAAAATGAATACAGGTACAACTTATCAATATGCGGGGATGACATTGTTGAAGAATCTCTGTATTGGAAAGCCATTGGTGGAAAGAGAACGGGTATGGTTTTTGATAGGGAAGGTGCTGAAATTACATTGGGTGCAAGCATCAATAAAGCGAGTATTAACCGCTCGGTAAACCCCAAGATGCCATATTTATCTTTTCTGGCAATCAACTATGATATACCGGTAATTGTGGAAGTTCAGAAGTGGTTTGAATCATGCATTGTCAAAAACTATGCAAATCCGATTGCAGACAGACAAATAATGTTTTCTGATGATGAATCATATCGAAAGAGAATTGTTCGTGCACTAAATGATGTTGATATTGATGTATCAGGTTATCGGTATGATGAAGAAAATCATGAACTGTATACGCAGCGTATGATAGAGGGAAAGATTTATGAATTAAGTTTTAATGATGAGTCAGATGGAACAAAGAAAATGATCGCGGCATTACCTGTGATTTTGTTAGCACTGCAAGAAGGTCGGCTGGTGATTATTGATGAATTGGATGCAAAATTGCATCCTAAACTGCTTCGTTATGTAATTTCATTGTTTAAGAATAAGAATGTAAACAAAAAGGGAGCGCAGTTACTCTTTACTTCCCATGATATGACAACAATGAAAAATACAGTTTTCAGACGGGATGAAATATGGTTTGCGGCAGAAAATGAAAGGCACGAAAGTGAAATATATTCCCTATATGAAATCAGAAGAGAAAACAATGAACGAGTAAATAGTACTGCAGCCTATGATAAACAATATCTGGAAGGGCGTTATGGTGCAGATCCATATCTGACAAATATGCTGGCAGGAGGAGAATGGCTATGA
- the trpD gene encoding anthranilate phosphoribosyltransferase: protein MIKEAIVKIVNKEDLTYDEAYAVMNEIMGGETTSTQNAAFLAALSTKSAKAETTDEIAGCAAAMREHAVQVKTGMDVFEIVGTGGDNAQSFNISTTSALVAAAGGMKVAKHGNRAASSLCGTADCLEALGVNIDQSPEKCVELLNKVGMCFFFAQKYHTSMKYVGPIRKELGFRTVFNILGPLTNPGSPAMQLLGVYDEYLVEPLAQVLVSLGVKRGMVVYGMDKLDEISMSASTKICEIKDGWFRTTVISPEDFGFERCTKEDLKGGTPEENAKIVRDILGGQKGHKRNAVLMNAGASLYIGGKADSMKEGIELAAEIIDSGKALETLDKLIDVSNS, encoded by the coding sequence ATGATCAAAGAAGCCATAGTAAAAATCGTAAACAAAGAAGACCTCACATATGATGAGGCATATGCAGTGATGAATGAGATCATGGGCGGTGAGACAACATCAACCCAGAATGCAGCGTTTCTTGCAGCTCTTTCAACAAAGAGTGCAAAGGCTGAGACAACAGACGAAATCGCAGGCTGTGCAGCGGCCATGAGAGAGCATGCGGTACAGGTGAAAACAGGTATGGATGTGTTCGAAATCGTAGGAACAGGCGGAGACAATGCACAGAGCTTCAACATTTCAACAACCTCAGCACTTGTTGCAGCAGCAGGCGGCATGAAGGTGGCAAAGCACGGAAACAGGGCAGCCTCTTCATTATGCGGCACAGCAGACTGCCTTGAGGCGCTCGGTGTCAACATAGACCAGAGCCCTGAGAAATGTGTAGAGCTTTTAAATAAAGTCGGCATGTGCTTCTTCTTTGCACAGAAATATCACACATCAATGAAATATGTCGGACCTATCAGAAAAGAGCTTGGTTTTAGAACCGTATTCAATATTTTAGGACCGCTCACAAATCCGGGTTCACCGGCCATGCAGCTTCTCGGAGTGTATGATGAGTACCTTGTAGAGCCGCTTGCACAGGTGCTTGTAAGCCTCGGAGTAAAGCGTGGAATGGTAGTATATGGCATGGATAAGCTCGATGAGATTTCCATGAGCGCATCGACCAAGATATGCGAGATAAAGGACGGATGGTTCAGAACCACAGTAATTTCACCGGAGGATTTCGGCTTTGAGCGCTGTACAAAGGAGGATTTAAAAGGCGGTACACCTGAGGAAAATGCGAAAATTGTACGTGATATCTTAGGCGGACAGAAGGGACATAAGAGAAATGCAGTACTCATGAACGCAGGCGCATCACTTTATATAGGAGGAAAGGCCGACAGCATGAAAGAGGGTATCGAGCTAGCAGCTGAAATCATTGATTCAGGAAAAGCACTTGAAACACTCGATAAGCTCATTGATGTAAGCAACAGCTAA
- a CDS encoding GNAT family N-acetyltransferase, giving the protein MNIRRAHEKDIPRLIELLEQVLQIHADIRPDIFIPGTTKYTNEELAEMIKDDTKPIYVAADDDDICMGYAFCQIRQQPFSNNMVPFTSLFIDDLCVDAKTRGQHIGEQLFEYVKNEAKHLGCYEVTLNVWSGNTSAEKFYEKMGLKTKERQMEYILM; this is encoded by the coding sequence ATGAATATTAGAAGAGCACACGAAAAAGACATACCAAGACTTATAGAATTGTTAGAGCAGGTGCTTCAGATCCATGCCGATATCAGACCGGATATTTTTATCCCGGGAACGACAAAATATACAAATGAAGAGCTTGCAGAAATGATAAAGGACGATACAAAGCCGATATATGTTGCGGCAGATGATGATGATATCTGCATGGGATATGCATTCTGCCAGATAAGACAGCAGCCGTTTTCCAACAATATGGTACCGTTTACATCGCTTTTCATAGATGATCTGTGTGTAGATGCAAAGACCAGAGGACAGCATATCGGAGAGCAGCTTTTTGAATATGTCAAGAATGAGGCAAAGCATCTCGGCTGCTACGAGGTCACGCTCAATGTATGGAGCGGAAACACATCTGCTGAGAAATTTTATGAGAAGATGGGGCTTAAGACAAAGGAACGCCAGATGGAGTATATTTTAATGTAA
- the thrH gene encoding bifunctional phosphoserine phosphatase/homoserine phosphotransferase ThrH — MNIVCLDLEGVLVPEIWIAFAKETGIPELEKTTRDEPDYDKLMNYRINILKEHGLGLKEIQETIAKIDPMPGAKEFLDELRSITQVIIISDTFSQFAGPLMKKLGWPTIFCNELEVAEDGEITGFRMRCEQSKLTTVKALQSIGYDTIASGDSHNDLGMIQASKAGFLFRSTDAIKKDYPELPAYETYDELLAAIKAAL; from the coding sequence ATGAATATTGTATGCTTAGACCTTGAGGGAGTATTGGTACCTGAAATCTGGATTGCATTTGCAAAGGAGACAGGCATTCCTGAGCTTGAGAAGACAACAAGAGATGAGCCGGATTATGATAAGCTCATGAACTATAGAATAAATATTTTAAAGGAGCACGGACTCGGATTAAAAGAAATCCAGGAGACAATCGCAAAGATAGATCCAATGCCTGGCGCAAAGGAATTCTTGGATGAGCTTCGTTCAATCACACAGGTAATCATCATCAGTGATACATTTTCACAGTTTGCAGGCCCGCTCATGAAGAAGCTCGGCTGGCCGACAATCTTTTGTAACGAGCTTGAGGTTGCTGAAGATGGCGAGATTACAGGCTTTAGAATGAGATGTGAGCAGTCAAAGCTTACAACTGTAAAGGCATTGCAGTCTATCGGATACGATACCATCGCAAGCGGTGACAGCCACAATGATTTAGGCATGATACAGGCCAGCAAGGCAGGTTTCCTTTTCAGAAGCACAGATGCCATCAAGAAGGACTACCCTGAGCTTCCTGCATATGAGACATATGATGAGCTGCTTGCGGCGATTAAAGCAGCATTATAA
- the trpB gene encoding tryptophan synthase subunit beta, protein MTNPNGRFGIHGGQYIPETLMNAVKELEEAYNYYKNDPEFNRELTELLNDYAGRPSRLYYAEKMTKDLGGAKIYLKREDLNHTGAHKINNVLGQALLAKKMGKTRLIAETGAGQHGVATATAAALMGMECVVFMGEEDTKRQALNVYRMRLLGAEVIPVTSGTATLKDAVSEAMREWTKRISDTHYCLGSVMGPHPFPTIVRDFQAVISKEIKEQMLEKEHRLPDAVIACVGGGSNAIGSFYNFIEDEGVELIGCEAAGRGIDTFETAATVNTGRLGIFHGMKSYFCQDKYGQIAPVYSISAGLDYPGVGPEHAYLHDIGRAKYVPVTDDEAVNAFEYLAKTEGIIPAIESSHAVAYAMKLAPTMDKDKIIVVTVSGRGDKDCAAIARYRGENIYE, encoded by the coding sequence ATGACAAATCCAAACGGAAGATTTGGTATTCACGGAGGACAGTACATTCCTGAAACCCTCATGAATGCCGTTAAAGAATTAGAAGAAGCATACAATTATTACAAAAACGATCCTGAATTTAACAGAGAGCTCACAGAGCTTCTCAACGATTATGCAGGAAGACCATCGAGACTGTACTACGCAGAAAAGATGACAAAGGATCTCGGTGGAGCAAAAATATACCTTAAAAGAGAGGATTTAAACCATACAGGAGCCCACAAGATCAACAACGTATTAGGTCAGGCACTTCTTGCAAAGAAAATGGGCAAAACCCGCCTGATAGCTGAGACCGGAGCCGGTCAGCACGGTGTGGCAACAGCAACGGCCGCAGCCCTTATGGGTATGGAATGCGTTGTATTCATGGGCGAGGAGGACACAAAGCGTCAGGCGCTCAATGTATACCGCATGCGTCTGCTCGGAGCAGAGGTTATCCCGGTTACATCAGGTACAGCCACATTAAAGGATGCCGTATCGGAGGCAATGAGAGAGTGGACCAAGAGAATTTCGGACACACATTACTGCCTGGGCTCAGTTATGGGACCACATCCGTTCCCTACCATCGTAAGAGATTTCCAGGCGGTCATCTCAAAGGAAATCAAGGAGCAGATGCTTGAAAAGGAGCACAGACTGCCTGATGCGGTTATCGCATGTGTGGGCGGCGGCTCAAATGCCATTGGAAGCTTTTACAACTTCATAGAGGATGAGGGAGTTGAGCTCATCGGCTGCGAGGCAGCAGGAAGGGGAATAGATACATTTGAGACTGCAGCCACAGTAAATACAGGCCGTCTTGGTATCTTCCACGGCATGAAGTCATATTTCTGTCAGGATAAATATGGACAGATTGCTCCGGTTTATTCAATTTCTGCAGGACTTGACTATCCGGGAGTCGGACCGGAGCACGCATATCTGCACGATATCGGAAGAGCAAAATATGTACCGGTAACAGATGATGAAGCGGTAAATGCTTTTGAATACCTCGCAAAGACAGAGGGAATCATCCCTGCAATCGAGTCCTCACATGCAGTGGCATATGCCATGAAGCTGGCGCCTACAATGGACAAGGACAAGATAATCGTTGTTACTGTTTCAGGCAGAGGCGACAAGGACTGCGCGGCAATAGCAAGATACAGAGGGGAGAATATTTATGAATAA
- a CDS encoding anthranilate synthase component II, whose translation MILLIDNYDSFSYNLYQLIGEIEPDIRVIRNDEMTVEEIRALKPDRIILSPGPGRPEDAGVIIAVAKELGKEIPILGVCLGHQAICAAYGATVTYAKELMHGKQSDVSFDTESLLFKGCPKKAKVARYHSLAADADTMPDCLKITATTDDGEIMAVEHKEYPIYGVQFHPESIMTPDGKQMLSNFIKA comes from the coding sequence ATGATTTTACTGATTGATAACTACGACAGCTTTTCCTACAATCTGTATCAGCTAATCGGCGAGATAGAGCCTGATATCAGAGTAATCAGAAATGATGAGATGACAGTTGAAGAGATTAGGGCTTTAAAGCCTGATCGCATCATATTATCACCGGGACCGGGAAGGCCTGAGGATGCGGGCGTGATAATAGCTGTGGCAAAGGAGCTTGGAAAGGAAATCCCAATCCTTGGTGTGTGCCTCGGACATCAGGCGATATGCGCAGCATATGGTGCGACAGTCACATATGCAAAGGAGCTCATGCACGGAAAGCAATCGGATGTATCGTTTGACACAGAAAGCCTTTTATTCAAGGGTTGCCCGAAAAAAGCAAAGGTAGCACGTTACCATTCACTTGCTGCAGATGCGGACACGATGCCTGATTGCCTAAAGATTACAGCCACTACAGATGATGGTGAGATCATGGCTGTTGAGCACAAGGAATATCCGATATACGGAGTGCAGTTTCACCCGGAGTCAATCATGACACCGGACGGAAAGCAGATGCTTAGTAATTTTATCAAAGCTTAA
- the trpA gene encoding tryptophan synthase subunit alpha, whose amino-acid sequence MNKIRSAFENGKAFIPFITCGDPNLETTEKIVREAVANGADLIELGIPFSDPTAEGPVIQGANIKALAAGVTTDKVFDLVRDLRKDVTIPMVFMTYANVVYSYGAEKFISTCKEIGIDGLILPDIPYEEKEEFLPLCEKYDVDLISFIAPTSKDRIAMIAKEATGFIYVISSLGVTGTRSEIKTDLASIVKVIRENTDVPCAIGFGISTPKQAKKMADISDGAIVGSAIIKIIDEYGEASPKYVGEYVKAMKDAL is encoded by the coding sequence ATGAATAAGATAAGAAGTGCGTTTGAAAACGGCAAGGCGTTTATACCATTTATCACCTGTGGTGATCCAAATTTAGAGACAACTGAAAAAATCGTAAGAGAAGCAGTTGCAAACGGAGCAGACCTTATAGAGCTGGGAATTCCATTCTCTGATCCTACAGCAGAGGGACCTGTAATCCAGGGCGCCAACATAAAGGCACTTGCAGCCGGAGTTACAACAGACAAGGTTTTTGACCTTGTGAGAGATCTGAGAAAAGATGTCACAATTCCTATGGTTTTCATGACATATGCAAACGTGGTTTACTCTTACGGCGCAGAAAAGTTTATCAGTACATGTAAGGAAATAGGCATTGACGGACTCATTCTGCCGGATATCCCATATGAGGAAAAGGAAGAGTTTTTACCACTCTGCGAGAAATATGATGTGGACCTTATTTCATTTATCGCACCTACATCAAAGGATCGCATTGCGATGATAGCAAAGGAGGCAACCGGCTTCATCTATGTGATTTCAAGCCTCGGAGTCACCGGTACAAGAAGCGAGATTAAGACAGATCTGGCTTCAATAGTCAAGGTAATCAGAGAAAACACAGATGTGCCATGTGCTATCGGTTTTGGCATTTCAACACCCAAGCAGGCAAAGAAGATGGCAGATATCTCGGATGGTGCCATTGTGGGCTCTGCCATCATCAAGATAATCGATGAGTATGGTGAGGCTTCACCAAAGTATGTCGGTGAGTATGTTAAAGCAATGAAGGATGCACTGTAG
- the trpE gene encoding anthranilate synthase component I yields MKISPTLTEVKEIAKTGKYDILPVSCEILSDFITPIEAMRILQNVSTHCYLLESAQANEAWGRYTFLGYDPKLEINCIDGHMKLGKLSVETENPSEYIRQILSEYKSPKFDYLPSFTGGLVGYFSYDYLGYKEKSIRGKARDTEDFKDVDLMLFDKVIAFDNLCQKIILIANMSLDAPETGYNKAIVELKQLRELLMHGEKKQNMGGKLLGEVTPLFDKEQYCEMVEKAKHHIKEGDIFQIVLSNRLSAPFEGSLFDTYRVLRTINPSPYMFYFSGTDVEVAGASPETLVKLENGVLHTFPLAGTRPRGATAEEDKKLEEGLLKDEKELAEHNMLVDLGRNDLGKVSKFGTVKVEKLHSIERYSHVMHIGSTVRGEIREEYDALDAIEAVLPAGTLSGAPKIRACQLIGELEDNKRGIYGGAIGYIDFTGNMDTCIAIRIAYKKNGKVFVRSGAGIVADSDPEKEFQECINKAKASLKALEVSQEVEE; encoded by the coding sequence ATGAAAATTTCACCTACACTGACCGAAGTTAAAGAAATAGCAAAAACCGGGAAGTATGACATTCTCCCTGTAAGCTGTGAGATATTATCAGATTTTATCACACCTATAGAGGCTATGAGGATTCTGCAGAATGTTTCAACACATTGTTATCTGCTTGAATCAGCACAAGCCAATGAAGCCTGGGGAAGATATACATTTTTGGGATATGATCCAAAGCTTGAGATTAACTGTATAGATGGTCACATGAAGCTTGGAAAGCTTTCGGTGGAGACGGAAAATCCTTCAGAGTACATCAGACAGATTCTTTCAGAGTACAAGAGTCCGAAATTTGATTATCTGCCTTCTTTTACAGGTGGCCTTGTGGGTTATTTTTCGTATGATTATCTGGGCTACAAGGAGAAAAGCATCAGAGGAAAAGCAAGGGACACGGAGGATTTCAAGGATGTTGATCTGATGCTTTTTGATAAGGTAATAGCATTTGACAATCTGTGCCAAAAGATAATACTAATCGCAAATATGTCACTTGATGCTCCGGAAACAGGCTACAACAAAGCGATTGTTGAGCTAAAGCAGCTTAGGGAGCTTCTGATGCACGGAGAGAAAAAACAGAATATGGGTGGCAAGCTGCTGGGTGAGGTCACACCGCTTTTTGATAAGGAGCAGTATTGTGAGATGGTCGAGAAGGCAAAGCACCATATCAAAGAGGGGGATATTTTCCAGATAGTTTTATCCAACAGATTGAGCGCACCGTTTGAGGGAAGCCTTTTTGATACCTACCGCGTGCTTCGAACGATAAATCCTTCGCCGTACATGTTTTATTTTTCGGGAACCGATGTGGAGGTTGCGGGAGCATCTCCGGAGACACTTGTGAAGCTTGAAAATGGAGTGCTTCACACATTCCCGCTGGCAGGCACGAGGCCGAGAGGTGCCACAGCAGAGGAGGACAAAAAGCTTGAGGAAGGGCTGCTTAAGGACGAAAAAGAGCTCGCAGAGCACAATATGCTCGTGGACCTAGGAAGAAATGACCTCGGAAAGGTAAGTAAATTCGGAACTGTAAAAGTAGAAAAGCTTCATTCCATAGAGAGATATTCACATGTGATGCATATAGGCTCGACAGTGCGTGGAGAGATAAGAGAAGAGTACGACGCACTCGATGCAATAGAGGCAGTGCTCCCGGCAGGAACACTTTCAGGAGCACCAAAGATCAGAGCGTGCCAGCTTATCGGAGAGCTTGAGGACAACAAGCGAGGCATTTACGGAGGGGCGATCGGATATATAGATTTTACAGGAAACATGGACACATGTATTGCAATCCGCATTGCCTACAAGAAAAACGGCAAGGTTTTCGTGAGAAGCGGAGCGGGAATAGTTGCGGATTCAGATCCTGAGAAGGAATTTCAGGAGTGCATAAACAAGGCAAAGGCTTCTCTTAAGGCACTGGAAGTCTCACAGGAGGTGGAAGAATGA
- a CDS encoding ATP-binding protein — protein MQNPFTLTFGRSPLESVDRPVQINEIIENFTADTINQQMFIITGVRGSGKTVMMTEISHRLRENDDWVVIELNPATELLPAMLSKLNSDNICAGLIKSAKLDLSFFGFGVSIEGTQPITDAETAIIKILERLKKSGKRLLITIDEMTNSEYMKVFAGAFQIFVRQELPVFLLGTGLYENIEELQNEKSLTFLYRAPKIQLKPLNNAAIINKYKTIFNISPEKAAQMAGLTKGYPFAFQVLGYLTWNNGGDYNGILGEYEQYLSEFVYDKIWSELSQKDRMVAKGIADVQSGKIKEIRDAIGMETNEFNPYRKRLIKKGIVSGEIRGYVYFTLPLFEEYVIENY, from the coding sequence ATGCAAAATCCATTCACGCTTACATTTGGAAGAAGTCCACTAGAGTCGGTAGACCGTCCGGTACAGATTAATGAGATAATTGAGAATTTTACAGCGGATACAATAAATCAGCAGATGTTTATAATTACCGGTGTGCGAGGTTCAGGAAAAACAGTAATGATGACAGAAATTTCGCATAGGCTAAGAGAAAATGATGACTGGGTGGTTATAGAACTCAATCCGGCAACAGAGCTGCTGCCTGCAATGCTTTCAAAATTGAATAGTGATAATATATGTGCGGGACTTATAAAATCGGCAAAGCTCGATCTATCATTTTTCGGTTTTGGAGTATCTATAGAGGGGACACAGCCGATTACAGATGCAGAGACAGCTATTATAAAGATTTTGGAAAGGCTTAAAAAGAGTGGTAAGAGACTGCTTATTACGATAGATGAGATGACAAATAGTGAGTACATGAAGGTTTTTGCCGGAGCCTTTCAGATATTTGTAAGACAGGAGCTGCCTGTATTTCTATTAGGAACAGGATTGTATGAAAATATTGAGGAGCTTCAGAATGAGAAGAGTCTTACATTTTTGTACAGAGCACCTAAAATCCAGCTCAAACCATTAAATAACGCAGCAATAATCAATAAGTATAAAACTATTTTTAACATATCTCCAGAGAAAGCAGCACAGATGGCGGGGCTGACCAAAGGATATCCTTTTGCATTTCAGGTTTTAGGATATCTGACGTGGAACAATGGTGGCGATTACAATGGCATTTTGGGCGAGTATGAACAGTATCTGAGCGAATTTGTATATGACAAAATCTGGTCGGAGCTTTCTCAGAAGGATCGCATGGTTGCAAAGGGGATTGCAGATGTACAAAGCGGAAAAATAAAAGAAATCAGGGATGCAATTGGGATGGAGACAAACGAATTCAATCCGTATCGTAAGCGCCTTATAAAAAAGGGAATTGTATCGGGAGAGATACGGGGATATGTGTATTTTACGCTGCCGCTTTTTGAGGAATATGTGATTGAAAATTATTAA
- the trpC gene encoding indole-3-glycerol phosphate synthase TrpC: protein MNILDQLAEYSRLRVAEDKKKISLEEMKNIAIQMKNEKLCDFAFEKTLKKDGLSFICECKKASPSKGLIEPDFRYLEIAREYEAAGADCISVLTEPKWFLGSDEYLKEIAKTVSIPCIRKDFTVNEYQIYQAKTLGAAAVLLICSILSEEQLGEYIKICDSLGISALVEIHDEKEAGMAVRAGARIIGVNNRNLKDFTVDTANSRKLRDLIPDDIIFVSESGVKSTDDIRAIREIGADAVLIGETLMRADDKKAKLDELRLS, encoded by the coding sequence ATGAATATTTTAGATCAGCTAGCAGAATATTCAAGGCTTCGCGTGGCAGAGGACAAGAAAAAAATAAGCCTTGAGGAAATGAAAAATATCGCGATTCAGATGAAAAACGAAAAGCTTTGTGATTTTGCATTTGAAAAAACACTCAAAAAGGATGGCTTGAGCTTCATATGCGAGTGCAAGAAGGCTTCACCGTCAAAGGGGCTTATAGAGCCGGATTTCAGATATCTTGAAATTGCAAGGGAATACGAGGCGGCAGGTGCGGATTGCATCTCGGTACTGACAGAGCCGAAGTGGTTTTTAGGCTCGGATGAGTATCTTAAGGAGATTGCAAAAACGGTTTCGATTCCGTGCATCCGAAAAGATTTTACGGTTAATGAATATCAGATATATCAGGCAAAGACACTCGGTGCCGCTGCGGTGCTTTTAATCTGCTCCATACTGTCAGAGGAACAGCTTGGTGAATATATAAAAATCTGTGACAGTCTTGGCATAAGCGCCCTTGTGGAGATACACGATGAAAAAGAGGCAGGGATGGCGGTAAGAGCCGGTGCCAGAATAATAGGTGTCAACAACCGCAATCTGAAGGATTTTACAGTTGATACAGCTAACAGCAGAAAGCTTCGTGACCTGATTCCCGATGACATCATATTTGTATCGGAAAGCGGTGTAAAGAGCACAGACGATATCAGGGCAATACGTGAAATCGGAGCTGACGCAGTGCTTATCGGAGAGACGCTGATGAGAGCGGACGACAAAAAGGCTAAGCTTGATGAATTGCGATTAAGCTAA
- a CDS encoding HD domain-containing protein: MMQENERLEKQLDFIREIDKEKEIFRQTYLADASRKENDAEHAWHMAIMTMLLSEYANEKIDVLKTVGMLLIHDIVEIDAGDTYAYDEAGKATQHEREQKAAERIYGLLPKEQGEPLLELWEEFEAQQTPEARFARTMDNIQPMLLNDASDGLSWREHSVKLSQILGRNKRTALGSEKIWDYAFNNILKKHVESGNIIDDEGVFSAEAGACVKASERNGR; this comes from the coding sequence ATGATGCAGGAAAACGAAAGATTAGAAAAACAGCTTGATTTCATCAGAGAAATCGACAAGGAAAAGGAGATATTCCGCCAGACTTATTTAGCTGATGCCAGCCGCAAGGAAAATGATGCGGAGCATGCCTGGCATATGGCTATCATGACCATGCTCTTGAGTGAGTATGCCAATGAGAAGATAGACGTGCTAAAGACAGTAGGAATGCTTTTGATACACGACATAGTAGAGATTGACGCAGGAGACACATATGCCTATGATGAGGCAGGCAAGGCCACACAGCATGAGCGTGAGCAGAAGGCGGCGGAGCGTATATACGGACTCTTGCCAAAGGAACAGGGCGAGCCGCTTTTAGAGCTGTGGGAGGAATTTGAGGCGCAGCAGACACCGGAAGCCAGATTTGCCCGCACCATGGACAATATTCAGCCAATGCTCCTAAACGATGCATCGGACGGGCTTTCATGGCGTGAGCACAGTGTAAAGCTGTCGCAGATACTCGGCAGAAATAAGCGCACAGCACTTGGCTCAGAGAAAATATGGGATTATGCGTTTAACAATATACTGAAAAAGCATGTTGAGAGCGGAAATATCATAGACGATGAGGGCGTCTTCTCTGCGGAAGCCGGTGCGTGTGTAAAAGCCAGCGAGCGTAATGGACGGTAA